In Ficedula albicollis isolate OC2 unplaced genomic scaffold, FicAlb1.5 N00578, whole genome shotgun sequence, the genomic window GCTCCAGGCGTCGTTTTCTCGGACGGGGAGCGCTGGCGGCAGCTGCGCCGCTTCTCGCTGACAGTGCTCCGGGATTTCGGGATGGGGCGCCGCAGCATCGAGAGCCGGATCcaggaggaggctcaggagctgctccgGGAGTTCCAGAAAACCCAAGGTACCAAattttgggaggtttttggggttggaaaaatcatggaaatcgtcccccccaaaaaaatcagctggaaaaaacAACAGCATCAGGCCGAAATAACCCAAAGTGGTCCAAAATTGTCCCATAAAAACCGCAATGAAATCAgcccaaaactgccccaaatatcccaaaatcgCACCAGAAATTCccccaaattatcccaaaattaaTTCCAAGAAATCACACTGAAATGTgcccaaaatacccaaaaatcagcccaaaagctgtgctgaaatcagcccaaaataccccaaaatgaTCCCAAAACCTGCCtcaaaatcaccccaaaattatccctaaaaccaccccaaaaccaattcaaaaagagcaaaaaatgaTCCCAAAAAACATcctaaaaacccccaaatcaccccaaGATTATccccaaattatcccaaattaATCCCAAAATGTGCCAGAATCATCCCCAAATTAATCCCAAAAGAGCCCAAAGCCACCCCAAAACTATTCCCAAATTAATCCCAAAGTgccccaaaattatcccaaataatggtcccaaaaccaccccaaaatatcccaaaaatatcccataaatatccccaaaatatcccaaaatcatcccaaaatcatcccaaaaGATCATCCGaaaacccaaaatccaccccaaaacctcTCTGGAATGATCCCTAAATCGTTTTATtaggaaaatcccagaaaaatcccagataaatcccataaaaataCCGAAAAAATCCCAGataaatcccagaaaaatcctgggaaaattctgagaaaatcccaggaaaatcacagaaaaatcctGGCAAAATCCCAAGAAATTCATGAAAAATCGTGAAAAAATCTTgggaaaattttggaaaaatcacagaaaaatgcaataaaaatctccccaaatcccggaaaaatcccagaaaaatcctggacaaaaaaccccagaaaaatccagaaaaattaaaaaaaaaaatttttaaaagtcccccaaaatcccagaaaaatgccaaaaaatccctaaaaaatcctggaaaaatcccagaaaaatcccccgacatccaaaaaaatcccagaaaaatcctaaaaaatcccagaaaactgcccaaaaaatccgggaaaaaaatcccagaaaaatccccaaaaatcccagaaaactgcccaaaaaatccaggaaaaaaatcccagaaaaatccccaaaaatccctgaaaaattctggaaaaatcccagaaaaatcccccaaaattccaaaaaatcccagaaaaatcccaaagaaaaccccaggaaaaatccccaaacattttggggaaaataaaaaaaaaaaatcctggaaaaatcccagaaaaatcctaaaaaaccccagaaaaaacacaaaaagtcctaaaaaatcccagaaaactCCCAGAAAACTCTCAGAAAAATCCGTAAAAgtcccagaaaaatcccagaaaaacccccccccccccccccccccccccccccccccccccccccccccccccccccccccccccccccccccccccccccccccccccccccccccccccccccccccccccccccccccccccccccccccccccccccccccccccccccccccccccccccccccccccccccccccccccccccccccccccccccccccccccccccccccccccccccccccccccccccccccccccccccccccccccccccccccccccccccccccccccccccccccccccccccccccccccccccccccccccccccccccccccccccccccccccccccccccccccccccccccccccccccccccccccccccccccccccccccccccccccccccccccccccccccccccccccccccccccccccccccccccccccccccccccccccccccccccccccccccccccccccccccccccccccccccccccccccccccccccccccccccccccccccccccccccccccccccccccccccccccccccccccccccccccccccccccccccccccccccccccccccccccccccccccccccccccccccccccccccccccccccccccccccccccccccccccccccccccccccccccccccccccccccccccccccccccccccccccccccccccccccccccccccccccccccccccccccccccccccccccccccccccccccccccccccccccccccccccccccccccccccccccccccccccccccccccccccccccccccccccccccccccccccccccccccccccccccccccccccccccccccccccccccccccccccccccccccccccccccccccccccccccccccccccccccccccccccccccccccccccccccccccccccccccccccccccccccccccccccccccccccccccccccccccccccccccccccccccccccccccccccccccccccccccccccccccccccccccccccccccccccccccccccccccccccccccccccccccccccccccccccccccccccccccccccccccccccccccccccccccccccccccccccccccccccccccccccccccccccccccccccccccccccccccccccccccccccccccccccccccccccccccccccccccccccccccccccccccccccccccccccccccccccccccccccccccccccccccccgcggccccCGGCCCGGCCGTGCCCACTGCCCGCGCCCCCCTCCCCGCAGGGCGCCCCTTCGACCCCACGTTCCTGCTGAGCTGCGCCGTGTCCAACGTCATCTGCTCCATCGTCTTCGGGCAGCGCTTCCCCTACCAGGAGCCCGAGTTCCTGCGGCTGCTGCAGATGATGAACGACAGCTTCCGCGAGATGAGCACCAGCTGGGCACAGGTACCCGCCGGGCGCGCCCAACCCCACCAGCTTTCCGCAAtctggggggattttgggggaatttttggggattttttggggatttttttggggattttttgggatttttttggagaatttttgagattttttggggatttttttggggaatttttgagattcttttgggatttttttgggaatttttttttttatattttgggatttttttggggattttttgggattttttttaggattttttgggatttttttggggatttttttgggatttttttggattttttggggatttttttgggaatttttttgggattttttgggattcttttgggattttttggggaattttttggggatttttagggattttttggggattttttttttgatttttggggattttttttgtattttttttgtttttttttttttaatttttttgagaattttttgggtgtttttaaaaaaaaaaacaacggaattgttgttgttgttgttgttgttgttattgttgtgGAATTTcgggggatttttttcttggatcttttaggatttttttgggaattcttgGGCAATTTTTGGGGCAATTGGAGTTAGGGCTGGTTTTGAGAGGAATTTCCTGGATTCTTTTTTCGGGATTTCTGGGacatttttgggattttctggatttttgggggatgATTTCGGGGTAGTTTTGAGCTATTCTTGGGATgcttttggggtggttttgggcCGAATTTTCCgcattttttgggggtttttctggattttttgggggcGATTTCGCTGCAGATTTCGGGTTGATTCTCGGCCGCTTTTTTGCGCTATTTTCGGTGGGTTTTGGGGGCACTTTGGGGCCGATTCGGGCGTTTTTGGGGGATGATTTCGGGGTGGTTTTGGACTATTCTTGGGATgcttttggggtggttttgggccgaattttcctcattttttggggtttttctggatttttgggggatgATTTCGGGGTGGTTTTGGACTATTCTTGGGAttattttggggtggttttgggccgaattttctgcattttttgggTTCTTCTGGACTCTTTTGCTGCGGATTTCGGGTCCATTTCGGGTCCATTCATTTCGGGTTCATCCATTTCGGGTTCATTCATTTCGGGTTCATTCATTTCGGGTCCATTTCGGGTCCATTTCGGGTCCATCCATTTCGGGTTCATTCATTCCAGGTTCATTCATTTCGGGTCCATCCATTTTGGGTTCATTCATTCATTCCGGGTTCATTCATTCATTCCGGGTTCATTCATTTCGGGTCCATTTCGGGTTCATTCATTCCGGGTCCGTTCATTTCGGGTCCGTCCATTTCGGGTTCACGTCGCGCCGTTCTCGCCGGGCTCGGGGGGCACCCCGGGGCCCACGCGGGACGTTTCGGGCTCCCCCAGCTGTACGACATGGCCGAGCCGCTGCTGCGGTGGCTGCCGGGGCCGCACCGGCGCATCCCGCGGCTCCTGGGCAGGATGCGCGGCTTCATCGCGCGGCGCGTGCGGGAGAGCGCGCGCAGCCTGGACCCCCGCAGCCCCCGGCACTTCATCGACGCCTTCCTCATCCAGATGGAcaaggtggggctgggggcggctggggcccccccccccccccccccccccccccccccccccccccccccccccccccccccccccccccccccccccccccccccccccccccccccccccccccccccccccccccccccccccccccccccccccccccccccccccccccccccccccccccccccccccccccccccccccccccccccccccccccccccccccccccccccccccccccccccccccccccccccccccccccccccccccccccccccccccccccccccccccccccccccccccccccccccccccccccccccccccccccccccccccccccccccccccccccccccccccccccccccccccccccccccccccccccccccccccccccccccccccccccccccccccccccccccccccccccccccccccccccccccccccccccccccccccccccccccccccccccccccccccccccccccccccccccccccccccccccccccccccccccccccccccccccccccccccccccccccccccccccccccccccccccccccccccccccccccccccccccccccccccccccccccccccccccccccccccccccccccccccccccccccccccccccccccccccccccccccccggggggttGGGGGGATTTTGGTGTTCCTGGAGGTGTTTTGGGGGGGCTCTTGGGGGTGGGATTCCCCAgttcccatttttggggtgggatccccaattctggattttttggggtgggctccccagttttgggttttgggctgggattccccagttcccatttttggggtgggatccccaattctggattttttggggtgggctccccagttttgggttttgggctgggattccccagttcccatttttggggtgggatccccaattctggattttttggggtgggctccccagttttgggttttgggctgggattccccagttcccatttttggggtgggattcCCAATTTTGGATCTTTTGGGGTGGGCTCCCCAATTTTGGGTTTTGGGCTGGGATCCCCCAATTCCCATTTTTGAGGTGGTGTCCCCAAtttcggggtttttttgggatagGCTCcccagttttgggttttgggttggGCTTCCcaattcctgttttttttgggaagagctCCCCAATTTTGGGTGTTGGGTTGGGCTCCCCAgttctggattttttgggaaGAGCTCCCCAGTTTTGGGTTGGGATGCCCAGCTCCcgtttttttggggtgggttttggCAGGAGAAGGACAACCCCAATTCCGAGTTCACCATGGAGAACCTGGAGCTCACCACGCTGAACCTTTTCTTCGCGGGCACCGAGACCGTCAGCTCCACGCTGCGCTTCGGCTTCCTCTACCTCATGAAGCACCCCCAGGTGGAAGGTGCGGCAGGGCGACCCCAAAAACCCGAATTCCCAAACGCCACCAATCCCCAAATTCCATAAattccccaaaaccccaaatccccaaatcccaaatttctgcccccaaattcccaaatcatCAATTTCCAAATCCCCAAACTCCCAGTTCCCAAATTTCcactcccaaattcccaaatccccaagTCCCAAATCCCCACTTCTCCAAATCCCAGTCCCcagatccccaaatcccaaaatcccaaatcctcagtTAGtgaattccccaaatccccaaatccctgatcccaaatcccaaatccccaaactctaaaccccaaatccccaaatcccaaaaccccaaactccaaaTCCCAATTTCTTGCCCTGCagttccccaattccccaaattcccaatcTCTAATCCTCAGTCCCAAATTTCTGCTCCCCatatcccaaatccccaaactcCAAATCCCCAAACCTCAGATCCCTTATCCCTGCTgccaaatccccaaatccccaaatccccatttcctGATCCCAGAGAAGGTTTTCGAGGAGATCTCCCGCGTGGTTGGTCCGGCCGCGCTCCGGCCGGCGCTGACCgctcccaaaaccccaaatccccgaACCCCAAATTTCTGCTCCCAATTCCCCGATTCCCAAACCCCCGATCCCGAATCCCAGAGAAGGTTTTCGAGGAGATCTCCCGGGTCATCGGCTCCGGCCGCGCTCCGGCCGTGGCTGACCGGGCGCTGATGCCGTTCACGGACGCCACGATCCACGAGATCCAGCGCTGCAGCGACCTCATCCCCATGAACGTCCCGCACCGAGTCACCCGGGACACCGAGTTCCGGGGCTTCCACATCCCCAAGGTGAGGGGGaacccaaaaatcccctctgaaatcccccaaaaatccccctgaaatcccccaaaatcccccctgaaatcccccaaaaatccccaaaatcccccctgAAAGCCTCCAAAAATtccaaaaccccccccccccccccccccccccccccccccccccccccccccccccccccccccccccccccccccccccccccccccccccccccccccccccccccccccccccccccccccccccccccccccccccccccccccccccccccccccccccccccccccccccccccccccccccccccccccccccccccccccccccccccccccccccccccccccccccccccccccccccccccccccccccccccccccccccccccccccccccccccccccccccccccccccccccccccccccccccccccccccccccccccccccccccccccccccccccccccccccccccccccccccccccccccccccccccccccccccccccccccccccccccccccccccccccccccccccccccccccccccccccccccccccccccccccccccccccccccccccccccccccccccccc contains:
- the LOC101807929 gene encoding cytochrome P450 2G1-like, yielding MGTQRHLRQVRVPIEGGAVALPAQLGGPRPQLRPRPQRRPRPPHAAAQLSERYGPVFTVWLGPRPVLVLRGTGAVREALVGNPEAFAGRGRMPTLESTFRGYGVVFSDGERWRQLRRFSLTVLRDFGMGRRSIESRIQEEAQELLREFQKTQGRPFDPTFLLSCAVSNVICSIVFGQRFPYQEPEFLRLLQMMNDSFREMSTSWAQLYDMAEPLLRWLPGPHRRIPRLLGRMRGFIARRVRESARSLDPRSPRHFIDAFLIQMDKEKDNPNSEFTMENLELTTLNLFFAGTETVSSTLRFGFLYLMKHPQVEEKVFEEISRVIGSGRAPAVADRALMPFTDATIHEIQRCSDLIPMNVPHRVTRDTEFRGFHIPKGTDVYPLLSSVLHDPESFRNP